One Halictus rubicundus isolate RS-2024b chromosome 10, iyHalRubi1_principal, whole genome shotgun sequence genomic window carries:
- the LOC143358437 gene encoding uncharacterized protein LOC143358437 isoform X1 codes for MTCVMDEDVRTLWCGNLSERVTEEILYELFLQGGPVQRVVIPKDRDGKQRTYGFITYKHINSVEYALHLFDGTLLFNRPICMSTRNNTEPTPKANTQDQYPNPNQLLQLGQQMLLGNNPSHMKMVMFGANMLPSTGPRSRQVDKHPYDDNRRSARAHPYRREPTKSNHHKDHRSRNTHNNHRSSDYSRRDYKNSRRNYR; via the exons ATGACGTG CGTCATGGACGAAGACGTGCGTACTCTATGGTGTGGGAATTTGAGCGAGAGAGTCACAGAGGAAATTCTTTATGAATTATTCTTGCAG GGTGGTCCGGTGCAAAGAGTTGTCATTCCGAAAGACCGCGATGGGAAACAGAGAACGTATGGATTTATAACTTATAAACATATTAATTCTGTAGAGTATGCTTTGCACCTATTTGATGGTACATTGCTGTTCAATCGCCCTATTTGTATGAGCACAAGGAACAACACAGAACCAACGCCAAAAGCAAACACACAGGATCAATATCCCAATCCTAATCAGTTACTTCAGTTAGGTCAACAGATGTTATTAGGAAATAATCCTTCTCATATGAAAATGGTCATGTTTGGAGCAAATATGTTGCCAAGTACAGGTCCTCGTTCTAGACAAGTAGATAAACATCCGTACGATGATAATAGAAGATCCGCACGAGCACATCCTTATCGAAGAGAACCAACTAAAAGTAATCATCATAAAGATCATAGATCTAGAAACACTCATAACAATCACAGATCAAGCGACTACTCTCGGAGAGATTACAAAAATAGTAGACGCAACTATCGTTAA
- the Cog1 gene encoding conserved oligomeric Golgi complex subunit 1 isoform X1 → MTTTNYLDLDINKLFEDFTIKEIEGIQKKIQNESDRKKIELRTLVGERYRDLILAADTIGKMKITSERVITRIVSIEDKFRELQKKYLIGFKVDPTNNQNDRYLEGIQNSVVIQIKILMDIPQHIWTNIESKNLLFATQLYLVAQHVNYSLLFEVGSDDLCTKYPIVSKQWDVISQFKNIITTECNHILQSLEVQPESIANCLAALVLLNGTSFSDLLDMLISMRSHAIKSIITDENDSSVKNKIKLCIKILIQTVNLMYSCFINTQNKSGGLVLQYIAQIQDEEAYSLLCRLDVNQELLKEFLPPVTKQHKPFVQDNTGNFLLPDLQKSVQSWLEWVTEFCNREVTKLLDLIVSIKGLYYVREEAVSINLPDNWNSIWEELSLPRITFWVEFFQPIISQRAKNIIRDKWTETTAKLKADVVELLKKTINDKFEYPEHDLRWFVWKDSPSDIPQKLTKNGGLDGKRSLLMKTKGYSPNILKLCENFDSGLQALLHDLEQYLYETERVMSIKDNLLSTNISLISDTFSDRSEIQEHLQTTSSTMIEDFIGFVKTTCVNEKPEHGQRDTNAVVMARFLLALTTLSSNLNKCFTLSKVSGLTITNAKWQSICDKLKEDSISVWSVWASAYKAKISEHRVKYISKEPLDGYRIHAVISEWQKVTIEEDSGEGKQIKSEILVPYQPSIQLQKFLTVVSKDLNKIIPHTVPKKVLHDIIDDVAVELLSYYVAACSGANLSQKQALQVLFDVKYSSLLMVPRENKTLSDLSAEACDSVLSKIDPFDYDVFNPFIHTNVKRSVQRSLLILGNLVPHLEQLHSILGARNEYSNTEGLKSDLPTVLALCNGAPWFPSLTVTAPARSLPLVSVTIPEKLQRKKVTGKENVKSDSTGATIKSGAAAFFGAMGSDWFSSS, encoded by the exons ATGACGACAACTAATTATTTGGATTTGGACATTAACAAATTGTTCGAGGACTTTACCATCAAAGAAATCGAAGGGATCCAGaagaaaattcaaaatgaaaGTGACAGAAAGAAAATCGAGCTTAGAACTCTTGTTGG GGAAAGGTATCGTGATTTAATACTGGCTGCTGACACAATTGGGAAGATGAAGATAACTTCTGAACGTGTCATCACAAGAATTGTTAGTATCGAAGATAAATTCAGGGAACTGCAGAAGAAGTACCTCATTGGTTTTAAAGTTGATCCGACTAACAATCAGAATGATAG aTATTTAGAAGGAATTCAAAATTCAGTtgttattcaaataaaaatattaatggaTATTCCTCAGCATATCTGGACTAACATCGAGAGCAAGAATTTGTTATTCGCCACACAGCTGTATTTGGTAGCCCAACATGTAAATTATAGTTTACTGTTCGAAGTAGGAAGCGATGACTTGTGTACCAAATATCCGATTGTTTCTAAACAATGGGATGTTATTAGtcagtttaaaaatattataaccaCCGAATGCAATCATATATTACAGTCATTGGAAGTGCAACCAGAG AGTATAGCAAATTGTTTAGCTGCGCTCGTATTATTAAATGGGACTTCGTTCTCAGACTTGCTAGACATGTTGATATCTATGCGAAGTCATGCTATTAAGTCTATTATCACGGATGAAAATGACAGCAGTGTTAAGAATAAAATCAAGCTgtgcattaaaatattaattcaaaCGGTTAATTTGATGTATTCTTGTTTCATAA ACACACAGAACAAATCGGGTGGTCTTGTTCTACAGTACATAGCACAGATTCAGGATGAAGAAGCATATTCTTTGCTTTGTCGTTTGGACGTGAATCAAGAATTGCTGAAGGAATTTCTGCCCCCAGTAACGAAACAGCATAAACCATTCGTTCAGGATAATACCGGCAACTTTCTTTTACCGGATCTGCAAAAGAGTGTTCAGTCCTGGCTGGAATGGGTTACTGAGTTTTGCAATCGCGAGGTTACAAAACTGTTGGACCTAATAGTATCTATAAAGGGCTTATACTACGTTCGCGAAGAGGCAGTTAGCATTAATCTGCCCGACAATTGGAATTCCATTTGGGAGGAATTGTCTTTGCCTAGGATCACGTTTTGGGTCGAATTCTTTCAACCTATCATATCTCAAAGAGCAAAAA aTATTATAAGGGACAAATGGACGGAAACTACAGCTAAATTGAAAGCGGACGTAGTGGAGTTACTCAAGAAAACAATAAACGATAAATTTGAATATCCGGAACACGATTTGCGCTGGTTCGTATGGAAGGATTCTCCCAGCGATATTCCTCAAAAGCTCACAAAAAATGGCGGACTCGACGGCAAGAGGTCCTTATTGATGAAAACCAAGGGATACTCGCCTAATATTCTCAAACTATGCGAGAACTTTGATTCAGGCTTGCAAGCTCTGCTTCATGATCTCGAACAATATTTGTACGAGACCGAACGCGTCATGTCCATCAAAGACAATCTATTGTCCACGAATATATCGTTAATTTCGGATACGTTTTCCGATCGCTCGGAAATTCAGGAACACCTACAAACGACCAGTTCGACTATGATAGAGGACTTCATCGGTTTTGTGAAAACCACGTGCGTTAATGAGAAGCCCGAACACGGTCAGCGCGACACAAACGCTGTTGTGATGGCCAGATTTCTTTTGGCATTGACAACCCTCAGCTCGAatttaaacaaatgttttaCGCTCTCGAAAGTTTCCGGACTGACCATCACCAACGCGAAATGGCAATCGATCTGCGACAAACTGAAAGAAGACAGTATTTCTGTATGGTCAGTTTGGGCTAGCGCGTACAAAGCTAAAATAAGCGAACACAGAGTGAAATACATATCGAAAGAACCACTGGACGGTTACCGGATACACGCAGTAATTTCGGAATGGCAAAAGGTCACCATCGAGGAAGACTCTGGAGAAGGCAAACAGATCAAATCAGAGATTCTAGTGCCATATCAGCCATCCATACAATTGCAAAAGTTTTTAACTGTGGTTAGCAAAgatttgaataaaataattccGCACACCGTTCCAAA GAAGGTGCTTCACGATATCATAGATGATGTTGCTGTGGAGTTATTAAGCTACTATGTAGCTGCATGTTCTGGTGCGAATCTTTCCCAGAAACAAGCGTTGCAGGTGCTGTTCGACGTCAAATATTCGAGTTTATTAATGGTGCCACGAGAAAATAAGACTTTGTCCGATTTATCCGCGGAAGCCTGCGACAGTGTATTGTCCAAAATAGATCCATTCGATTACGATGTTTTCAATCCGTTTATTCATACCAACGTGAAAAGAAGCGTTCAAAGATCTTTG CTTATACTCGGAAATCTAGTACCCCATTTGGAGCAGCTGCATTCCATTTTGGGAGCGCGAAACGAATACAGTAATACCGAGGGCCTGAAATCAGATTTGCCCACGGTGTTAGCCCTATGCAACGGTGCGCCCTGGTTTCCATCTTTGACAGTGACCGCGCCAGCAAGGAGTTTGCCTTTGGTATCCGTAACGATACCAGAAAAACTACAG cGGAAAAAAGTTACCGGCAAGGAAAATGTGAAAAGCGATTCCACGGGTGCAACCATAAAGTCCGGAGCGGCTGCATTTTTCGGAGCAATGGGCAGCGACTGGTTTAGTAGTAGTTAA
- the LOC143358437 gene encoding uncharacterized protein LOC143358437 isoform X2, translating into MDEDVRTLWCGNLSERVTEEILYELFLQGGPVQRVVIPKDRDGKQRTYGFITYKHINSVEYALHLFDGTLLFNRPICMSTRNNTEPTPKANTQDQYPNPNQLLQLGQQMLLGNNPSHMKMVMFGANMLPSTGPRSRQVDKHPYDDNRRSARAHPYRREPTKSNHHKDHRSRNTHNNHRSSDYSRRDYKNSRRNYR; encoded by the exons ATGGACGAAGACGTGCGTACTCTATGGTGTGGGAATTTGAGCGAGAGAGTCACAGAGGAAATTCTTTATGAATTATTCTTGCAG GGTGGTCCGGTGCAAAGAGTTGTCATTCCGAAAGACCGCGATGGGAAACAGAGAACGTATGGATTTATAACTTATAAACATATTAATTCTGTAGAGTATGCTTTGCACCTATTTGATGGTACATTGCTGTTCAATCGCCCTATTTGTATGAGCACAAGGAACAACACAGAACCAACGCCAAAAGCAAACACACAGGATCAATATCCCAATCCTAATCAGTTACTTCAGTTAGGTCAACAGATGTTATTAGGAAATAATCCTTCTCATATGAAAATGGTCATGTTTGGAGCAAATATGTTGCCAAGTACAGGTCCTCGTTCTAGACAAGTAGATAAACATCCGTACGATGATAATAGAAGATCCGCACGAGCACATCCTTATCGAAGAGAACCAACTAAAAGTAATCATCATAAAGATCATAGATCTAGAAACACTCATAACAATCACAGATCAAGCGACTACTCTCGGAGAGATTACAAAAATAGTAGACGCAACTATCGTTAA
- the Cog1 gene encoding conserved oligomeric Golgi complex subunit 1 isoform X2 yields the protein MTTTNYLDLDINKLFEDFTIKEIEGIQKKIQNESDRKKIELRTLVGERYRDLILAADTIGKMKITSERVITRIVSIEDKFRELQKKYLIGFKVDPTNNQNDRYLEGIQNSVVIQIKILMDIPQHIWTNIESKNLLFATQLYLVAQHVNYSLLFEVGSDDLCTKYPIVSKQWDVISQFKNIITTECNHILQSLEVQPESIANCLAALVLLNGTSFSDLLDMLISMRSHAIKSIITDENDSSVKNKIKLCIKILIQTVNLMYSCFINTQNKSGGLVLQYIAQIQDEEAYSLLCRLDVNQELLKEFLPPVTKQHKPFVQDNTGNFLLPDLQKSVQSWLEWVTEFCNREVTKLLDLIVSIKGLYYVREEAVSINLPDNWNSIWEELSLPRITFWVEFFQPIISQRAKNIIRDKWTETTAKLKADVVELLKKTINDKFEYPEHDLRWFVWKDSPSDIPQKLTKNGGLDGKRSLLMKTKGYSPNILKLCENFDSGLQALLHDLEQYLYETERVMSIKDNLLSTNISLISDTFSDRSEIQEHLQTTSSTMIEDFIGFVKTTCVNEKPEHGQRDTNAVVMARFLLALTTLSSNLNKCFTLSKVSGLTITNAKWQSICDKLKEDSISVWSVWASAYKAKISEHRVKYISKEPLDGYRIHAVISEWQKVTIEEDSGEGKQIKSEILVPYQPSIQLQKFLTVVSKDLNKIIPHTVPKKVLHDIIDDVAVELLSYYVAACSGANLSQKQALQVLFDVKYSSLLMVPRENKTLSDLSAEACDSVLSKIDPFDYDVFNPFIHTNVKRSVQRSLLILGNLVPHLEQLHSILGARNEYSNTEGLKSDLPTVLALCNGAPWFPSLTVTAPARSLPLVSVTIPEKLQISSAF from the exons ATGACGACAACTAATTATTTGGATTTGGACATTAACAAATTGTTCGAGGACTTTACCATCAAAGAAATCGAAGGGATCCAGaagaaaattcaaaatgaaaGTGACAGAAAGAAAATCGAGCTTAGAACTCTTGTTGG GGAAAGGTATCGTGATTTAATACTGGCTGCTGACACAATTGGGAAGATGAAGATAACTTCTGAACGTGTCATCACAAGAATTGTTAGTATCGAAGATAAATTCAGGGAACTGCAGAAGAAGTACCTCATTGGTTTTAAAGTTGATCCGACTAACAATCAGAATGATAG aTATTTAGAAGGAATTCAAAATTCAGTtgttattcaaataaaaatattaatggaTATTCCTCAGCATATCTGGACTAACATCGAGAGCAAGAATTTGTTATTCGCCACACAGCTGTATTTGGTAGCCCAACATGTAAATTATAGTTTACTGTTCGAAGTAGGAAGCGATGACTTGTGTACCAAATATCCGATTGTTTCTAAACAATGGGATGTTATTAGtcagtttaaaaatattataaccaCCGAATGCAATCATATATTACAGTCATTGGAAGTGCAACCAGAG AGTATAGCAAATTGTTTAGCTGCGCTCGTATTATTAAATGGGACTTCGTTCTCAGACTTGCTAGACATGTTGATATCTATGCGAAGTCATGCTATTAAGTCTATTATCACGGATGAAAATGACAGCAGTGTTAAGAATAAAATCAAGCTgtgcattaaaatattaattcaaaCGGTTAATTTGATGTATTCTTGTTTCATAA ACACACAGAACAAATCGGGTGGTCTTGTTCTACAGTACATAGCACAGATTCAGGATGAAGAAGCATATTCTTTGCTTTGTCGTTTGGACGTGAATCAAGAATTGCTGAAGGAATTTCTGCCCCCAGTAACGAAACAGCATAAACCATTCGTTCAGGATAATACCGGCAACTTTCTTTTACCGGATCTGCAAAAGAGTGTTCAGTCCTGGCTGGAATGGGTTACTGAGTTTTGCAATCGCGAGGTTACAAAACTGTTGGACCTAATAGTATCTATAAAGGGCTTATACTACGTTCGCGAAGAGGCAGTTAGCATTAATCTGCCCGACAATTGGAATTCCATTTGGGAGGAATTGTCTTTGCCTAGGATCACGTTTTGGGTCGAATTCTTTCAACCTATCATATCTCAAAGAGCAAAAA aTATTATAAGGGACAAATGGACGGAAACTACAGCTAAATTGAAAGCGGACGTAGTGGAGTTACTCAAGAAAACAATAAACGATAAATTTGAATATCCGGAACACGATTTGCGCTGGTTCGTATGGAAGGATTCTCCCAGCGATATTCCTCAAAAGCTCACAAAAAATGGCGGACTCGACGGCAAGAGGTCCTTATTGATGAAAACCAAGGGATACTCGCCTAATATTCTCAAACTATGCGAGAACTTTGATTCAGGCTTGCAAGCTCTGCTTCATGATCTCGAACAATATTTGTACGAGACCGAACGCGTCATGTCCATCAAAGACAATCTATTGTCCACGAATATATCGTTAATTTCGGATACGTTTTCCGATCGCTCGGAAATTCAGGAACACCTACAAACGACCAGTTCGACTATGATAGAGGACTTCATCGGTTTTGTGAAAACCACGTGCGTTAATGAGAAGCCCGAACACGGTCAGCGCGACACAAACGCTGTTGTGATGGCCAGATTTCTTTTGGCATTGACAACCCTCAGCTCGAatttaaacaaatgttttaCGCTCTCGAAAGTTTCCGGACTGACCATCACCAACGCGAAATGGCAATCGATCTGCGACAAACTGAAAGAAGACAGTATTTCTGTATGGTCAGTTTGGGCTAGCGCGTACAAAGCTAAAATAAGCGAACACAGAGTGAAATACATATCGAAAGAACCACTGGACGGTTACCGGATACACGCAGTAATTTCGGAATGGCAAAAGGTCACCATCGAGGAAGACTCTGGAGAAGGCAAACAGATCAAATCAGAGATTCTAGTGCCATATCAGCCATCCATACAATTGCAAAAGTTTTTAACTGTGGTTAGCAAAgatttgaataaaataattccGCACACCGTTCCAAA GAAGGTGCTTCACGATATCATAGATGATGTTGCTGTGGAGTTATTAAGCTACTATGTAGCTGCATGTTCTGGTGCGAATCTTTCCCAGAAACAAGCGTTGCAGGTGCTGTTCGACGTCAAATATTCGAGTTTATTAATGGTGCCACGAGAAAATAAGACTTTGTCCGATTTATCCGCGGAAGCCTGCGACAGTGTATTGTCCAAAATAGATCCATTCGATTACGATGTTTTCAATCCGTTTATTCATACCAACGTGAAAAGAAGCGTTCAAAGATCTTTG CTTATACTCGGAAATCTAGTACCCCATTTGGAGCAGCTGCATTCCATTTTGGGAGCGCGAAACGAATACAGTAATACCGAGGGCCTGAAATCAGATTTGCCCACGGTGTTAGCCCTATGCAACGGTGCGCCCTGGTTTCCATCTTTGACAGTGACCGCGCCAGCAAGGAGTTTGCCTTTGGTATCCGTAACGATACCAGAAAAACTACAG ATTTCCAGTGCATTCTGA
- the LOC143358430 gene encoding glucose dehydrogenase [FAD, quinone] isoform X2, which produces MLLLHHLVVFVITSIATIAFSSYLRFIYFLDIFSYKFFNTIDDLQVYDYIIVGAGTAGATLSARLTEYGYKILLLEAGGVPPPFLDIPLLAPLIQNSPYDWQYTTVPQQNACKGLVNNQSKWPMGKLLGGTSRLNYMLYVRGHPLDYSDWFPDFNEPTTQNGGPMSTNILKWSTNLSDIIMKGLEELHQPIGNINEDLNIGFMKPQLSMQNGKRWSTDKLLQKNFQKRMTVIAHAHVEKVLMESKKAVGVQFMTQKKVFKAIAKRGVILSAGAIGTPKILMLSGVGPKKHLEDLKINIVKDLPVGQHLVDHVLTGIDLVTINETIGLNMADTFSLTSAIKYFFYGEGPWTSAGVEVLGTFHSSFEKNITSAPDLQIMVMPLGLSKDSGIVLRKALGISDKIYNDYFAPLVYKNTVTIAPVLLHPKSMGEVQLNSTNPLDPPLINPKYLTNKDDIARLTDGLQFVKKLVQTNTMKSVGASIYEKHFPGCENENFGSNKYWECYIQHLTLTCYHPAGTCRMGDVVDQKFRVYGVTNLYVVDASVLPSLPSGNINAAVLMLAEKAARIFKQNMERNINNKKCYKPHDYYKYSAYFNR; this is translated from the exons ATGCTCTTATTGCATCACCTGGTTGTATTTGTAATAACTAGTATTGCAACTATTGCATTTTCCAGTTATCTTCggtttatatattttcttgatatattttcttataaattttttaacactatcgATGATTTGCAGGTGTACGATTACATCATCG TTGGCGCAGGCACTGCAGGAGCAACTTTGTCTGCAAGATTAACAGAATATGGATACAAGATCTTGCTGCTCGAGGCTGGTGGAGTTCCACCACCTTTTCTTGATATTCCACTTTTGGCTCCTTTGATTCAGAATAGTCCATACGATTGGCAGTACACTACCGTACCGCAACAGAATGCTTGCAAGGGTTTAGTCAATAAT CAAAGCAAATGGCCAATGGGTAAACTTCTTGGTGGAACTAGTCGACTAAACTACATGCTGTATGTACGCGGACATCCTCTGGATTATAGTGACTGGTTTCCAGATTTTAATg AACCCACCACACAGAATGGTGGTCCAATGAGTACAAATATCTTGAAATGGAGTACTAATCTATCCGATATAATCATGAAAGGATTAGAAGAATTGCACCAACCCATCGGTAACATCAACGAGGACTTAAACATTG GTTTCATGAAACCACAGTTGTCTATGCAAAATGGTAAACGGTGGAGTACCGATAAATTATtgcagaaaaatttccagaagaGAATGACCGTTATTGCTCATGCTCATGTCGAGAAA GTATTGATGGAATCAAAAAAAGCGGTGGGAGTGCAATTTATGACTcaaaaaaaagtatttaaagCTATTGCAAAACGAGGTGTTATTCTCAGTGCTGGAGCTATTGGTACTCCTAAAATATTAATGTTGTCCGGAGTTGGGCCGAAAAAACATTTAGAAGACTTGAAG ATAAATATTGTTAAAGATTTACCAGTTGGTCAGCATTTAGTGGACCATGTGCTTACAGGAATTGATTTAGTTACGATCAATGAAACTATAGGTTTAAATATGGCTGATACCTTTAGTCTCACATCggctataaaatattttttttatggagaAG GTCCTTGGACATCTGCAGGTGTTGAAGTCCTAGGAACGTTTCATAGTTcctttgaaaaaaatataacaagtgCACCAGATTTACAGATAATGGTGATGCCACTTGGATTATCAAAGGATAGTGGTATTGTTTTGAGAAAGGCCTTGGGAATTTCAGATAAG ATTTATAATGATTACTTTGCTCCCCTTGTTTACAAGAATACTGTAACAATTGCACCCGTTTTGTTACATCCGAAAAGTATGGGAGAAGTACAATTAAATAGTACGAATCCTTTGGATCCACCGTTAATTAATCCGAAATACTTAACAAATAAAGACGACATTGCACGTCTTACCGATG GATTGCAATTTGTGAAGAAACTCGTTCAAACGAACACCATGAAATCCGTTGGCGCATCTATTTATGAAAAACATTTTCCTGGTTGCGAAAACGAAAATTTTGGTAGCAATAAGTATTGGGAATGTTACATACAACATTTAACATTAACTTGTTATCATCCCGCCGGGACGTGCCGCATGGGCGATGTTGTTGATCAGAAGTTTCG AGTTTACGGTGTGACAAATCTGTATGTGGTCGATGCATCTGTACTGCCATCATTGCCGAGCGGTAATATTAATGCTGCAGTTTTAATGCTTGCCGAAAAAGCTGCGcgcatttttaaacaaaatatggagcgtaatataaataataaaaaatgttacaaaccACATGATTATTATAAATACAGCGCATACTTTAATAGGTGA
- the LOC143358430 gene encoding glucose dehydrogenase [FAD, quinone] isoform X1, translating into MLLLHHLVVFVITSIATIAFSSYLRFIYFLDIFSYKFFNTIDDLQVYDYIIVGAGTAGATLSARLTEYGYKILLLEAGGVPPPFLDIPLLAPLIQNSPYDWQYTTVPQQNACKGLVNNVLHLQSKWPMGKLLGGTSRLNYMLYVRGHPLDYSDWFPDFNEPTTQNGGPMSTNILKWSTNLSDIIMKGLEELHQPIGNINEDLNIGFMKPQLSMQNGKRWSTDKLLQKNFQKRMTVIAHAHVEKVLMESKKAVGVQFMTQKKVFKAIAKRGVILSAGAIGTPKILMLSGVGPKKHLEDLKINIVKDLPVGQHLVDHVLTGIDLVTINETIGLNMADTFSLTSAIKYFFYGEGPWTSAGVEVLGTFHSSFEKNITSAPDLQIMVMPLGLSKDSGIVLRKALGISDKIYNDYFAPLVYKNTVTIAPVLLHPKSMGEVQLNSTNPLDPPLINPKYLTNKDDIARLTDGLQFVKKLVQTNTMKSVGASIYEKHFPGCENENFGSNKYWECYIQHLTLTCYHPAGTCRMGDVVDQKFRVYGVTNLYVVDASVLPSLPSGNINAAVLMLAEKAARIFKQNMERNINNKKCYKPHDYYKYSAYFNR; encoded by the exons ATGCTCTTATTGCATCACCTGGTTGTATTTGTAATAACTAGTATTGCAACTATTGCATTTTCCAGTTATCTTCggtttatatattttcttgatatattttcttataaattttttaacactatcgATGATTTGCAGGTGTACGATTACATCATCG TTGGCGCAGGCACTGCAGGAGCAACTTTGTCTGCAAGATTAACAGAATATGGATACAAGATCTTGCTGCTCGAGGCTGGTGGAGTTCCACCACCTTTTCTTGATATTCCACTTTTGGCTCCTTTGATTCAGAATAGTCCATACGATTGGCAGTACACTACCGTACCGCAACAGAATGCTTGCAAGGGTTTAGTCAATAATGTATTGCATTTG CAAAGCAAATGGCCAATGGGTAAACTTCTTGGTGGAACTAGTCGACTAAACTACATGCTGTATGTACGCGGACATCCTCTGGATTATAGTGACTGGTTTCCAGATTTTAATg AACCCACCACACAGAATGGTGGTCCAATGAGTACAAATATCTTGAAATGGAGTACTAATCTATCCGATATAATCATGAAAGGATTAGAAGAATTGCACCAACCCATCGGTAACATCAACGAGGACTTAAACATTG GTTTCATGAAACCACAGTTGTCTATGCAAAATGGTAAACGGTGGAGTACCGATAAATTATtgcagaaaaatttccagaagaGAATGACCGTTATTGCTCATGCTCATGTCGAGAAA GTATTGATGGAATCAAAAAAAGCGGTGGGAGTGCAATTTATGACTcaaaaaaaagtatttaaagCTATTGCAAAACGAGGTGTTATTCTCAGTGCTGGAGCTATTGGTACTCCTAAAATATTAATGTTGTCCGGAGTTGGGCCGAAAAAACATTTAGAAGACTTGAAG ATAAATATTGTTAAAGATTTACCAGTTGGTCAGCATTTAGTGGACCATGTGCTTACAGGAATTGATTTAGTTACGATCAATGAAACTATAGGTTTAAATATGGCTGATACCTTTAGTCTCACATCggctataaaatattttttttatggagaAG GTCCTTGGACATCTGCAGGTGTTGAAGTCCTAGGAACGTTTCATAGTTcctttgaaaaaaatataacaagtgCACCAGATTTACAGATAATGGTGATGCCACTTGGATTATCAAAGGATAGTGGTATTGTTTTGAGAAAGGCCTTGGGAATTTCAGATAAG ATTTATAATGATTACTTTGCTCCCCTTGTTTACAAGAATACTGTAACAATTGCACCCGTTTTGTTACATCCGAAAAGTATGGGAGAAGTACAATTAAATAGTACGAATCCTTTGGATCCACCGTTAATTAATCCGAAATACTTAACAAATAAAGACGACATTGCACGTCTTACCGATG GATTGCAATTTGTGAAGAAACTCGTTCAAACGAACACCATGAAATCCGTTGGCGCATCTATTTATGAAAAACATTTTCCTGGTTGCGAAAACGAAAATTTTGGTAGCAATAAGTATTGGGAATGTTACATACAACATTTAACATTAACTTGTTATCATCCCGCCGGGACGTGCCGCATGGGCGATGTTGTTGATCAGAAGTTTCG AGTTTACGGTGTGACAAATCTGTATGTGGTCGATGCATCTGTACTGCCATCATTGCCGAGCGGTAATATTAATGCTGCAGTTTTAATGCTTGCCGAAAAAGCTGCGcgcatttttaaacaaaatatggagcgtaatataaataataaaaaatgttacaaaccACATGATTATTATAAATACAGCGCATACTTTAATAGGTGA